A region of the Paramormyrops kingsleyae isolate MSU_618 chromosome 6, PKINGS_0.4, whole genome shotgun sequence genome:
tagaacaaaaacacaagagAGAAAGAGTTCAATGTAGAGAAACTTCACTCTGTAAGTGACTTGCATGGTGTTAATGTTTAGCACAAAATAAGCTTTGGGGGGgagtggatggggggggggaaatgcgTTGTATATACTTTTAAATTCTGCTATGTGCTGCTGAGGAATTTGTGCATTGTCTATTTTGTCAGCGTTTGTGTGTACGACTGAACATCCCTTGTTTTATTTAAGAAAAGGAAAGTAGTATCAACGGTTGTTCAAAGTGCAAATATTACTCGTGATGTTGATAAATGTTCTGCTACAAgaagcattttaaaataaagccgttttatatgcacatatacatCCCGAATTGTCCTGAATGCTGTTTGGCTAACAGATCATAGCCTCTACAATAGCCGTCTGTGTTCACCAAGAATAAGACACGGCACAGGGTTGCTTCCTCCACATGTACGCTGCCTGTGCTTAACTGCGTTATTCATAGGGTGTCGTCTGACACAGATCAGCAGTTCTCAGGGAGCACAGAGCTTTTGTTCAAATAATAGCATTTCAAAGGAGCACACATCAATGAACGAGTATAAAATTACAGCAGCATGTTTTTGTTTCCGTTATGAGATCAAAAGGTAGACGAAACGTTATAATGTGGATTGTACAGTGTGTGCATCTTCAGGAAGACTGACTCCATTATAGCAGGCTGTTCCCTTCCTGACTGCTACAGGAATTATTCACATAGGGGAAAAATTATCTTGAATTCCAACTGTAGACTTTTAAGTCATGGGGTCAGTGTATGAGATTCTTCTGTAAAAATTTAAAGGCACGAGCCAAATGACAAACTATTATATGTGCATAGCTGAAGACTAATTATTCAAGGCAACATAGAAAGATAAAATTCTATTTCAAGTTTTCAAAAGGCCAAACTACATCTAACAAAAGCAACATTCCTGGCTTAAGGTAATGGACAGCTACTCCAGACCAAAGCTCATGGAGAAACCAGTGGCCTGTTCTACGAAGCGGGGGGAAGTCCATTTAAAAAGGGGGGGCGGCAAGGCTACAGGGAGATACAAAGAATAGATGACCTGTTTGGGGACAGGGAAGTAGTAGTGAAGGAACTTACAACTGCTTCCTTTTATGCTAGATCTGAATATCATAACAGAGTTAATGATGTGTACAGACACAGCATCTTCTGATTTTTAAGGTTCACTTGTTTTTTACACCGTTACTTGGGTGACATGAGTCTGCAACTCCGAGCAGGCAGTAGTGACAGGAGCCAAATGAGGAGCCAATTTCCTAAAACAATACTGAACCTTTATTTTTCTAACAAGGAGAAAGGGAACTAAGGGCAACATCAAAAAGAAGCtttatacacaaacacacaaccgCGTGTCTGCATTTTTATCAATACCATATTAtcaataataacaacaaactATCGGAACCCATAAGAAACCAAGGGTGTGGAGAAAATGTGAAGCTTACAACAACTTGAGCGAATAAGAAAAGGAGGCAGAGAGGAACAAGGACGGGGGATTGGAGGGATAAAAGAAAAGATGACCTGTTGAGAGTGAAGTAGCACCAAGGAACTTACAATCGTTTCCTTTTATTCTCAGTATGTCCTTCAGAAGCACGATCCATTACAAACTGCCCCTGGGAACAGGGTACCAGGTAGAAAATTAGCAAGTTGCGAACATGGTATATTTCAGATACTGtcgttcaaaaaaaaaaaaaaaaaagtattcacAAAGAGACTGGGATGTGCTGTGCTCTAAGGGGTCTGATAGAAAACGATCCCACTCGCACCGGCTCCGGATGCAAACCGGGATGAGAATCCGGCAAGAGGTGAAGAGGAGTGCAGGACTGTGCCGTGAGAGCAGGAGCGGGTAGGTTTGACCGAGAGCCGTGGCGGCCCGGCGGGCCGGGGGAGGACGACGGCGAGCTCGGAGAGGCGGAGAGCGGGAGTGTACAAGTGAACAACAAAAGCAGAAACTCGTCAATGTAAGAGGACCGACAAACTGGGGATAATGCCAAGGTGTGTCCGGCCAGAGCCCTCCCATCATCGGCTGCCATTTCATCCCCCCGCCAAGTGTGACAGACCCTCTGTTGGGTCCTCCTGACTGTCCCCATCACCAACTCATCACAAGATCTGGGCggggaaaacaaagaaaacctTGTTCATTACTTTTGAAAAATACATGGTCAAAAAAAGCTGGTGAAACAATACgccagatatatatatatgtacatgcaAGATTACTATATACAGGTTTCCCCCAAttctggcagaataaatttccatgacttttccagtaCCAGAAGAAAAATTTCCAAAACCCACAAGTTTGTAAAACGAAAGTAGATACAACAGTATTTgtataaagaaaaataacaaaataaaatctaGTACCTGAAATCTTGGGTCTAACTATTGTAGTTAGACCAAAATTAACTACTGACTTCCGCTCGTACATTTCCGAAGCGGGAAACAAAACTGAACAAGGCTAGTATTCAAAACTTTCCCTCTCTAGccaagaattccaaaacttatccagggcctggaaaaattatttaaaaattccaaaacttttccaggttttccatgactGCCGGTATCCTGTATATACAACAGTCGCTTGCTGGATACGTGAAACTTCACAATACAGAGCAGCAGTTTAAGATCCCACCCAAACATCTTCAGCTCTACTAATCTCCAGATAATATCGCACATAtcgaaaacaaaaacagctttaCATACACAGCTGTATTTAATGCCATTTTATGGTTTTCTGGAAATATTCCTGATGGTTCCCCTTCAATTACAGCATTTCACTTCTTAAAACTTGGACATACAGATTATATCGCCattaaaagacaaacaaaaccAAGTCCAACTCCCAGCGTCTCCCTCCCTAAGCCTTGGTATATTAATGCCAAGCAAAGCAGGACGTAACGTGCAAATTCATAACGGATTACATCCAAAACAGCAGCAGCTGTGTAATAAACATCAGGAATAAGACATAACCTTTATtaaacccgcccccccccccccccagcgagcGCCTCACCTCAGAGCGTCTGGGAAAGTGTCTGAGGGAGCTCCGGCTTCAGAGGACGCGTTTTCTTCGACTCCGAGACATcttggggggtggtggtttgCTCCGCCTCTCCCTCACCTCTTTGGCTCTTTCGCTTCCTTTTAGAGTCCTTTGCCCGGCCGGCACGCCCGGCGCCCCCCTGCTCCTGCAACCGGATCTTCGGCAGCAGAGGGGAGCGGGAACAGCCACAGAATGGCAGGTGAAAAAGAGACGGGAGGACAACAAAGTTAAAATCTGGTTATATATGGCGTCATACTCCATAAGGTTCTCGGGGACTCCCAGAcgtccacgtttctgctccctccccctCACCAGTATGAGACTGCGCAGCGTGTGGCGGGGGGGCTCAGACGCTGCTTGCAGGAGCCGGTGGATGACTTGCGTCTGGTCCAGGGTGACCTCCAGCATGTCGCCCTCAAGCTGCAGGGCCTCCAGCTGAATTCGGGTGTCAGAGGAGAGCTCTATGACGGGACCCCTCAGACAGGGAAGCAGGGCGAGCAGGGATTCGGTGCCTGGGACGTCAAGGGGACACCCGGTGAGGGCACTCACACGGGCCGGGAGAAGAAAATCCGCATTGGGCACCATTATGGCCAGAATAGGCCAGCAGCAGTAAGCTAATGTCACCACCCGAGACTCACGCTATTTACGGAAATCACAGAAAACTTGTATCggaataaaaaattatatacaggctctgacctttgaccccattTGTGCCCCCTTTCCTGCTGTGTCCATTTTCACATTCAGCCTGTAAAGAGAACAGCCCATGAAAACAGCCTGAAACACCATCACACCCACTCAGAAAGGGAAAGATGAAGCAAGATCCTCTCACCCCCTTCCTGCGGGGGTCGTCATCCTCCGTCAGGTCTATTACGCCGTCCTCCCGGTCGCCCTTTTCCGCTCCATCAGAGTCCGACAGCACTATGACGTCATccttggccccgcccccacccccacagtcGCCCATCCCCCGCAGAGTCTCCTGGAGCGCCCGCAGCGTCTGCAGTGCTGCCCTCAGCTCGGGGCTGTCGAGCGCCTGCCTGGCACGGCCCTGCCAACCGATGGCCCTCTCCGTCAGGCACTGCAGCGCCTCGCCCTCAGGGAGCCGCACTGGAAGCTTCTGCAGCGCCACCAGCAGCGCCAGGATGGTCTCTAGCCGCGGGCGGCGTGAGCGCTGGCACAGTGGGCACAGAAAACGCGTGTCCCAGTCCCACCAGCAGAGGGAATTGGCGGGGAGCGAGAGGGAGGGAAAGGGGACACAGCCGCCATGGAACCAGTCCTGGCAGAGGTGGCAGCGGAGGatggggggtcgggggggctGCCCACACACGCAGACCTCAGGGGCGTCCGGAGGCGGCGGCTGCTCAGGAGTCTCGGTCAGGTCGATAACTGCTTTGTCCTTTCTGGAGTCCGCCAAGGGGCTGCAGGCATCCTGCTCCACGCTACCCTGCCTCCCCCTCCACCATGCCTCACTGTCGCCATTCGTGAGTCCCGGCTTGGCCAAGTTGACCTCCTGGAGCCGCTGTACGGCCTCCTTCTCCCTCCTTTCTCCTTCTTTGAAGGCAGACACCTGACAGGGGGGTGCCATGTAGCAGAGGAGCAGAAGGTGACAGGCCGTTAAACAGAGAAGCAGGAGGAGCAGAAACGCATTACGAGAGAGATGCAGACTCCAGTAAGTGGGTGATGCGGCCATATGAGTGACATTCATCACAACAGACATGAGCTTTATTCAGTTCTGGCAGTAATTCCACTCATCTTCTTACACATATAGACACAAATAAGGGACAGGCTTCTACACATAACTACGCCTTGATGACCGGCCCCACGGCCGACGGTCTGAGCCAGAGGCAGCGATATGCACAGGCGTGCAAACACTCACGATGGCAGCTGGATCCCGCAGGTCCTGCGCCGTGAGACCCAGACTGTCCGAGTCGGCTTTGGACACTCTCCCGTCGCGCCGCTGCCGCTTCCTATCCACGCAGGGACACAGCACCTACAGCACACAGCAGCCTGGTTCAGAGATGCACAGGCGGAGCAAGCTGCGTCCTCACAGCCCGCTGGCACAGACCCACCCCACCGGCCTCCCCTCGTCCCCACCTCCAGCAGGCTCTGCTGTGAGTTCTTCTTGAGGAAGGTCTTGCTGGCTTTCTCTCTCCATGAATGGGCGCTGGCCACCTGGAGCTCCAGCTGCCTGAGTTCCTCCATCTGCACGGGTAAGTCCCTGCCGATGGCCACCAGCCCCTCCAGGTCGTCCAGGCAGGGGTAGTGCTCCCCGTTCTGCGGGCGGGAGCAGAGAAGCCGCCGCCGTTCAGTGGCATGAGCGACTGCAGGCACGGCCAGCGGGAGCCAGAACGTTCCGGCGTACCTGGATCTCCTCCAAGTCGGTGACCCAGGCCCGAGCCCGGCTCAGGCAGCTCTGCAGGGACAGGATGTTGGGCAGCTGCACAGGGATCATCGTAGCTTCGCTGACGATGGCCTCCAGTGTGGAGAGCGGGTGCTTCTGCCTGCAGGCGCCAGAGGAAGAGGCTGCAGTTATAGCTGTAGCACAGGCTGCTTCTCTCAGGTCAAAGGGCCAGTCTCCCCGGCGCAGTGCTGCACGAGTGCCCCGGAGAGAGACGTCACCTGTGCTCCAGGCAGATCTGCGCCTTCTCCTCCCAGCGCTCGGCGATGGTgagcagctcctgcagctcggCCATGGCCGTCTCCACAGCGCTGCTCTGCGGCACGTTACAGCCAGCCTCCATCAGGTTACGCAGGACGCTCAGTGTGACTGACGCTGGCGCCTCGCCTCCCTGCCGGCCCAGGGCCCGCTGCACCTCCCCCAGCCAGTGACCCTGCTCCCGCAGGCCCCGCAGCAGCCCCAGGGCGGGGGGCTCGGCGGCCAGCCTCTCCCCATGCTCCAGCAAGGCCTGCAGCTGCTCCGAGGGGGGTGGGGCCCGGCTGCAGTCGCAGCTGTCCAGGAAGGCCTGGGACCGGCTCTGGAACTGCTCAACTGACAGGAGCAAGGCCTGGGAAAGCAAAGTGACCGAGACACAGACTCAGCGGGTCGGGGATCCTCAGTGACCTCGATCGAGGCCCTTTCTGCACACAGCAATGCTAACTTATCAAAGCCTGCTGAATCTGACATAGGCGGGGGCATCATTAGTGATAACCTGGGTGTTAATATCTAACATCCCCAGCCGATAAAGACAGGAATCAGGCCCAGTCCaggcattttttaaattactcGTTACCAGCTACTACAGCCCAACCCAAAGCCCAATTTATTTCATTTCCTGTGTCCGTCCCATTTAGATTAGTTGTGCAGACTGTAAGGTTCTGACACACGCTGCTGTAAGCCTGAGGCACATGGCTACAAACATACTATCAAGATGTCAGCCGTGCGGAAATTTTTTAAACTGGAAACTCAAAGTAATGGTACTTGACACTTATTGACCCCGGTGGGGAAGTACTCTTTACGCCTCCGTCAACTTGTTCTCTGTAGGTGAGCGCAAAGGGTTGTTTAATACAACGAGCTAATTAGGCACACAAGGAAGAATACGATGAAACTGCAAGTCTTACTCAGATGAAGAATGCAGAaccgtatgtgtgtgtgtgtgtgtatgcatgtaaaATATGGATTGGGACGTCCCTATAAATGTCACCGTTCGATTAGCTCATCAGGGAAGGAGAAATTACATTAAGTCGCCCTTACAGCTTTGACTGTGTTAATCCATACATTACATCATGATTTAAGCCTCCAGGACATTCCCATGAGGTCATACATAACCCAAATGAAAAGAACGTCACAAAGGCGGCGGCGCCCATGCCAAGCCCAGTGCCCAGTGACGGACATGCGGGGATTCGGTGACGTGTGGGCGGACTCACCTGCACCTGCTCCAGAGGGCtgaacaggcagggcaggccgCTCATCTTCTCCACCAGAGCCCTGAACTCGGCCAGGGTCATCCCCCTGTGTGCACACACGGTTAGCCCTGCGACCCGCACGCACTCACCGGAGACGGCCGCTCAGAGCCGGTTACCTGCCATGTGAGCTGCTCAGCAGCTCGGTGCTGACGCTCTCGCAGTGCTGAAAGTCACTCAACGCGACGTTTAGCCGCTGGAGAAGGTCGTTGTTGGGGAACTTCTTCTCAGCGGCTTCCATCTTCAGCGCTTCCAGCTCTTCCACGTCTGCTGGGGAAAAGGCAAAGAGCTTGAGAAAGGGACAAAAGGAAGGCATCGGCATCCAGCGTGTGAGCTCTCCCAGGGGCCTTTGATCCAAAGGCCTCTCGGAAACCCTGCAGCTCAACAAGTAAAGCATTACGCCAACAGCAGAAAGGTTGTGGGATCGAATCTCAGAAAGAGCACATGTACAGGCTGCTACCTATGAACCCATCTGTGTCCCTTTTCATGCTGTGTGCATTTTAAGTGTTACATTAATGAAGTGACACAAaaacagagaagaaaaaaagttGTGGCCCCCTCACCTTTTTTCGCGCCCCCCTCATTCTCCAGTGCCTCCTTCACTTTGTTCGCCCAGGAATCGAAGGATTCGGCTCGCACCTTGAGGCGGTGCAGCATGGACAGCAGCTCATCCAGAGTGTATCTGTACCTGCCAAGGCAGAGACAGCACCTTTATAACACGCCACCCTAcccccccccggcttgggcCAGGGACGCCAGCTCGGGTTCGACGGCCACTACCTGAGGTAGTGTTTGTTGGTGGGGCAGCCGCAGAGGTCCTGCGTGTGGTAGAGGCAGGTCAGGCGCTGGGGGCAGTTATAGCAGGCCAGAGCAGACAGGAAGCAGGTCGTCTTGCATTTGTCACACTGCCTCTCGTCGTCAGGGAGGAGCTCGAAGGCCTCGCGCTCTGCCTCCGTGATGCcctgtccacacacacacacacacacacacacacacacacaggtaatgTCAGCAAGCTTGTGTTACTGGCATAGAAAGCGGCGTGTAGCTGGACAGATGAGGCTGACTGCTGGCCCCTCCCAGCAGTGTCACCTCTCATGAATCCAGTGGctcccaaactggggggcatAGAGGTATTGCGGAGGGGCGCACCAATGGGATATcctcaggggcatgtgccaccctaaaataatcaCTTCACTccaattaatgggtatgatttagtgttgttttgtgctatagtataggctgaaaccggcggttatcattaaaaacaaaaggcggtaatcgtaagacaaactttaatttgtgtactccactgaatattaacaggaacgttaaatctgcattagcataatttcaaactcatgctggacttttatttttaattgattgctcttttttctcccacagtggtgaaattgaacgatttgtattttgtaattgcatttgtttcgctcaattagaaaagggagttgtatttcaaataaagtttgaatctgaacctgtgtagtttgaatgggggggggggggggctcaataatgttcctatctagagaaagtttgggaaccactgcattAATCCAAGCACACTTAAGAGCCGCTGTCTACCAGGAACGGCGTCACTTCTGAAGGGAGACATCCGCTCTGGTAGGAGTCCCTGGAGATGCAGCTTGTCTAAACACCGTCTGTCCCTCCCCAGCTGCATTACTCAGGCTAACCCCCACCTGCTATTGCGCAGTATCAAAGCCCAAGGGCAGTGgagggagaagagaaacccaaaGATCATCCTGGGTGGTACGGAGGGGACCTGCTTACCCTCCAGATTCCTGTGGTGTAAAGCAGAGCCTAGAAAGTGCAGCTGTGCCGCTTTCACTCTAACCTGCTGTGAGGCTTCAGTACAACCCGTTTTATTTTGATTCGCTCCATTTACAACAtctatatataaacatttttagttGTTAAAATGGTGTGCAGAACAGGTCCCAGGTACCTTATTACGTAATTAACAAAATCATTATGATACTAAATGTAACAGCAGGTACAAAATAAAGTCTTTCAATATGGTGTGTGCACATTATAAGCTTTTAAACTAGGAACCTGGAGAGCAACTATTACAAACAATGGCTAAGAATTATGTATTCATATAACCTCCGTCTAACCCacgctttatttttttttaggtgCAGACAGATGAGTTTCAGTAAAATGTCATAATATGCAGAACAGTGTAATGAAAATTACTGGGgctatgggg
Encoded here:
- the LOC111847775 gene encoding lysine-specific demethylase 5C-like isoform X1; its protein translation is MLLEMDGEDFVPPPECPVFEPSWEEFADPMGYIAKIRPIAEKSGICKIRPPPDWQPPFAVEVDNFHFTPRIQRLNELEAETRVKLNYLDRIAKFWEIQSSSLKIPNIERRILDLFSLSKIVADEGGFESVCKERRWARVAQKLGYPPGKNIGSLLRSHYERIIYPFEVFQSGAILPMKQCKPRPYDSEEVDKEYKPHSIPLRQSVQPSKTSSYGRRANRLQPDGPDDLSSHTLSDGSRHTSPEPTEEDIEKNPELKKLQIYGAGPKMMGLGLMARDKGNRRKDELPQTVIVRDSVVVKDEPGEDRGEGKMPLAPTDRTVKGEPGDNYSDDGDREEPCTKMTMRLRRNMSNAQFVDSFVCRMCGRGDEDEKLLLCDGCDDNYHTFCLLPPLSEPPKGDWRCPKCVAEECKRPAEAFGFEQATREYTLQSFGEMADTFKADYFNMPVHMVPTELVEREFWRLVSSIEEDVTVEYGADIHSKEFGSGFPMNNGRRQLTVEEQEYARSGWNLNVMPVLEQSVLCHINADISGMKVPWLYVGMVFSAFCWHIEDHWSYSINYLHWGEPKTWYGVPGSAAESLEEVMKKITPELFEFQPDLLHQLVTIMNPNILMAHGVPVVRTNQCAGEFVITFPRAYHAGFNQGYNFAEAVNFCTADWLPAGRSCIEHYRRLRRYCVFSHEELACKMAACAERLDLNLAAATHREIFSIVQEERQLRKKLLERGITEAEREAFELLPDDERQCDKCKTTCFLSALACYNCPQRLTCLYHTQDLCGCPTNKHYLRYRYTLDELLSMLHRLKVRAESFDSWANKVKEALENEGGAKKADVEELEALKMEAAEKKFPNNDLLQRLNVALSDFQHCESVSTELLSSSHGRGMTLAEFRALVEKMSGLPCLFSPLEQVQALLLSVEQFQSRSQAFLDSCDCSRAPPPSEQLQALLEHGERLAAEPPALGLLRGLREQGHWLGEVQRALGRQGGEAPASVTLSVLRNLMEAGCNVPQSSAVETAMAELQELLTIAERWEEKAQICLEHRQKHPLSTLEAIVSEATMIPVQLPNILSLQSCLSRARAWVTDLEEIQNGEHYPCLDDLEGLVAIGRDLPVQMEELRQLELQVASAHSWREKASKTFLKKNSQQSLLEVLCPCVDRKRQRRDGRVSKADSDSLGLTAQDLRDPAAIVSAFKEGERREKEAVQRLQEVNLAKPGLTNGDSEAWWRGRQGSVEQDACSPLADSRKDKAVIDLTETPEQPPPPDAPEVCVCGQPPRPPILRCHLCQDWFHGGCVPFPSLSLPANSLCWWDWDTRFLCPLCQRSRRPRLETILALLVALQKLPVRLPEGEALQCLTERAIGWQGRARQALDSPELRAALQTLRALQETLRGMGDCGGGGGAKDDVIVLSDSDGAEKGDREDGVIDLTEDDDPRRKGVRGSCFIFPFLSGCDGVSGCFHGLFSLQAECENGHSRKGGTNGVKGTESLLALLPCLRGPVIELSSDTRIQLEALQLEGDMLEVTLDQTQVIHRLLQAASEPPRHTLRSLILIRLQEQGGAGRAGRAKDSKRKRKSQRGEGEAEQTTTPQDVSESKKTRPLKPELPQTLSQTL
- the LOC111847775 gene encoding lysine-specific demethylase 5C-like isoform X5, with the protein product MDGEDFVPPPECPVFEPSWEEFADPMGYIAKIRPIAEKSGICKIRPPPDWQPPFAVEVDNFHFTPRIQRLNELEAETRVKLNYLDRIAKFWEIQSSSLKIPNIERRILDLFSLSKIVADEGGFESVCKERRWARVAQKLGYPPGKNIGSLLRSHYERIIYPFEVFQSGAILPMKQCKPRPYDSEEVDKEYKPHSIPLRQSVQPSKTSSYGRRANRLQPDGPDDLSSHTLSDGSRHTSPEPTEEDIEKNPELKKLQIYGAGPKMMGLGLMARDKGNRRKDELPQTVIVRDSVVVKDEPGEDRGEGKMPLAPTDRTVKGEPGDNYSDDGDREEPCTKMTMRLRRNMSNAQFVDSFVCRMCGRGDEDEKLLLCDGCDDNYHTFCLLPPLSEPPKGDWRCPKCVAEECKRPAEAFGFEQATREYTLQSFGEMADTFKADYFNMPVHMVPTELVEREFWRLVSSIEEDVTVEYGADIHSKEFGSGFPMNNGRRQLTVEEQEYARSGWNLNVMPVLEQSVLCHINADISGMKVPWLYVGMVFSAFCWHIEDHWSYSINYLHWGEPKTWYGVPGSAAESLEEVMKKITPELFEFQPDLLHQLVTIMNPNILMAHGVPVVRTNQCAGEFVITFPRAYHAGFNQGYNFAEAVNFCTADWLPAGRSCIEHYRRLRRYCVFSHEELACKMAACAERLDLNLAAATHREIFSIVQEERQLRKKLLERGITEAEREAFELLPDDERQCDKCKTTCFLSALACYNCPQRLTCLYHTQDLCGCPTNKHYLRYRYTLDELLSMLHRLKVRAESFDSWANKVKEALENEGGAKKADVEELEALKMEAAEKKFPNNDLLQRLNVALSDFQHCESVSTELLSSSHGRGMTLAEFRALVEKMSGLPCLFSPLEQVQALLLSVEQFQSRSQAFLDSCDCSRAPPPSEQLQALLEHGERLAAEPPALGLLRGLREQGHWLGEVQRALGRQGGEAPASVTLSVLRNLMEAGCNVPQSSAVETAMAELQELLTIAERWEEKAQICLEHRQKHPLSTLEAIVSEATMIPVQLPNILSLQSCLSRARAWVTDLEEIQNGEHYPCLDDLEGLVAIGRDLPVQMEELRQLELQVASAHSWREKASKTFLKKNSQQSLLEVLCPCVDRKRQRRDGRVSKADSDSLGLTAQDLRDPAAIVSAFKEGERREKEAVQRLQEVNLAKPGLTNGDSEAWWRGRQGSVEQDACSPLADSRKDKAVIDLTETPEQPPPPDAPEVCVCGQPPRPPILRCHLCQDWFHGGCVPFPSLSLPANSLCWWDWDTRFLCPLCQRSRRPRLETILALLVALQKLPVRLPEGEALQCLTERAIGWQGRARQALDSPELRAALQTLRALQETLRGMGDCGGGGGAKDDVIVLSDSDGAEKGDREDGVIDLTEDDDPRRKGVRGSCFIFPFLSGCDGVSGCFHGLFSLQAECENGHSRKGGTNGVKGTESLLALLPCLRGPVIELSSDTRIQLEALQLEGDMLEVTLDQTQVIHRLLQAASEPPRHTLRSLILIRLQEQGGAGRAGRAKDSKRKRKSQRGEGEAEQTTTPQDVSESKKTRPLKPELPQTLSQTL
- the LOC111847775 gene encoding lysine-specific demethylase 5C-like isoform X6, coding for MLLEMDGEDFVPPPECPVFEPSWEEFADPMGYIAKIRPIAEKSGICKIRPPPDWQPPFAVEVDNFHFTPRIQRLNELEAETRVKLNYLDRIAKFWEIQSSSLKIPNIERRILDLFSLSKIVADEGGFESVCKERRWARVAQKLGYPPGKNIGSLLRSHYERIIYPFEVFQSGAILPMKQCKPRPYDSEEVDKEYKPHSIPLRQSVQPSKTSSYGRRANRLQPDPEPTEEDIEKNPELKKLQIYGAGPKMMGLGLMARDKGNRRKDELPQTVIVRDSVVVKDEPGEDRGEGKMPLAPTDRTVKGEPGDNYSDDGDREEPCTKMTMRLRRNMSNAQFVDSFVCRMCGRGDEDEKLLLCDGCDDNYHTFCLLPPLSEPPKGDWRCPKCVAEECKRPAEAFGFEQATREYTLQSFGEMADTFKADYFNMPVHMVPTELVEREFWRLVSSIEEDVTVEYGADIHSKEFGSGFPMNNGRRQLTVEEQEYARSGWNLNVMPVLEQSVLCHINADISGMKVPWLYVGMVFSAFCWHIEDHWSYSINYLHWGEPKTWYGVPGSAAESLEEVMKKITPELFEFQPDLLHQLVTIMNPNILMAHGVPVVRTNQCAGEFVITFPRAYHAGFNQGYNFAEAVNFCTADWLPAGRSCIEHYRRLRRYCVFSHEELACKMAACAERLDLNLAAATHREIFSIVQEERQLRKKLLERGITEAEREAFELLPDDERQCDKCKTTCFLSALACYNCPQRLTCLYHTQDLCGCPTNKHYLRYRYTLDELLSMLHRLKVRAESFDSWANKVKEALENEGGAKKADVEELEALKMEAAEKKFPNNDLLQRLNVALSDFQHCESVSTELLSSSHGRGMTLAEFRALVEKMSGLPCLFSPLEQVQALLLSVEQFQSRSQAFLDSCDCSRAPPPSEQLQALLEHGERLAAEPPALGLLRGLREQGHWLGEVQRALGRQGGEAPASVTLSVLRNLMEAGCNVPQSSAVETAMAELQELLTIAERWEEKAQICLEHRQKHPLSTLEAIVSEATMIPVQLPNILSLQSCLSRARAWVTDLEEIQNGEHYPCLDDLEGLVAIGRDLPVQMEELRQLELQVASAHSWREKASKTFLKKNSQQSLLEVLCPCVDRKRQRRDGRVSKADSDSLGLTAQDLRDPAAIVSAFKEGERREKEAVQRLQEVNLAKPGLTNGDSEAWWRGRQGSVEQDACSPLADSRKDKAVIDLTETPEQPPPPDAPEVCVCGQPPRPPILRCHLCQDWFHGGCVPFPSLSLPANSLCWWDWDTRFLCPLCQRSRRPRLETILALLVALQKLPVRLPEGEALQCLTERAIGWQGRARQALDSPELRAALQTLRALQETLRGMGDCGGGGGAKDDVIVLSDSDGAEKGDREDGVIDLTEDDDPRRKGVRGSCFIFPFLSGCDGVSGCFHGLFSLQAECENGHSRKGGTNGVKGTESLLALLPCLRGPVIELSSDTRIQLEALQLEGDMLEVTLDQTQVIHRLLQAASEPPRHTLRSLILIRLQEQGGAGRAGRAKDSKRKRKSQRGEGEAEQTTTPQDVSESKKTRPLKPELPQTLSQTL